From Aedes albopictus strain Foshan chromosome 1, AalbF5, whole genome shotgun sequence, one genomic window encodes:
- the LOC115264018 gene encoding leucine-rich repeat and IQ domain-containing protein 4-like codes for MKGFSIMLLFIAALDGIATFTANINKRDQNAVDIRDFHWPGDADWMRKIPDENFLFFIDAVVDILPQNFTNQFKKCHSTVFYGGDVKTIHINPKLVNVVLERTSTKNVTIEGGRFYQLERLQCSETHLKSVPENINQLKKLKYLILTHNLIETVQLDLLNGLDNLIGILLYGNYIKHIYSHGLVSLPSLTSFHLQNNQMKHLDVCSWSMPSLFELLLAGNKLTHFAINHFSGLKRVTMARNPINCAWENSLLLKDKSDIKFEDGLSCDKESEGVFVLDCPSNFDSRLAVIEQTVLNNSQQFAAINKKIQNIEELLKNLSGKVIEQRNVSNDIIEAFYRSEIERTSQTKRNT; via the exons ATGAAAGGATTTTCGATAAT GCTACTTTTCATCGCTGCACTTGACGGAATAGCAACATTCACTGCTAATATAAATAAACGCGACCAAAATGCGGTTGACATTCGCGATTTCCATTGGCCAGGTGATGCTGATTGGATGAGAAAAATTCCAGAtgaaaattttctattttttattgaCGCCGTGGTGGACATTCTGCCGCAAAATTTTACTAATCAGTTTAAGAAATGCCATTCTACCGTATTTTATGGTGGAGATGTTAAAACAATTCATATAAACCCCAAATTAGTCAACGTTGTATTAGAGCGAACGTCTACTAAAAATGTAACAATTGAAGGCGGTAGGTTCTACCAGCTAGAAAGATTGCAGTGTTcggaaacgcacctgaaaagtgTTCCAGAGAACATTAATCAActgaaaaaattgaaatatttaatTCTGACGCACAACTTAATAGAAACAGTTCAACTTGACCTGCTTAATGGGTTGGATAATTTAATAGGTATTCTTCTGTACGGCAATTACATCAAGCACATATACAGTCATGGTTTGGTGAGTTTGCCATCACTAACTTCTTTCCATCTTCAAAACAATCAAATGAAACATTTAGACGTATGCAGTTGGAGCATGCCGTCGCTTTTCGAACTTCTTCTTGCTGGTAACAAGTTGACACATTTCGCAATCAACCATTTCAGCGGGCTGAAACGTGTCACTATGGCTAGAAACCCAATAAACTGTGCATGGGAAAATAGTTTACTACTAAAAGACAAATCAGATATAAAATTCGAAGACGGACTATCTTGCGATAAAGAAAGCGAGGGTGTCTTTGTATTGGATTGTCCATCGAATTTTGATTCCAGGTTAGCCGTAATTGAACAAACAGTATTGAACAACAGCCAACAATTTGCTGCTAtcaacaaaaaaattcaaaatatagaggaattgctgaaaaatcttAGTGGAAAGGTAATCGAGCAGCGAAATGTCTCCAACGATATAATCGAGGCCTTTTATAGGTCAGAAATTGAGAGAACGTCTCAAACCAAGAGAAATACATAA